From Carassius gibelio isolate Cgi1373 ecotype wild population from Czech Republic chromosome B23, carGib1.2-hapl.c, whole genome shotgun sequence, the proteins below share one genomic window:
- the l1camb gene encoding neural cell adhesion molecule L1.1 encodes MKDGEFGEYNDNEKCSTSQQSVCESKRSSNDSLADYGDSVDIQFNEDGSFIGQYSGRRDPNGHGSSGATSPVNPNMPPPSISFPTSVTGFLGPN; translated from the exons ATGAAAGATGGAGAGTTTGGAGAGTACAA TGATAACGAGAAGTGCTCCACCAGTCAGCAGTCTGTCTGCGAGAGCAAGCGCAGCAGCAATGACAGTCTAGCCGACTACGGAGACAGTGTTGACATCCAGTTTAATGAGGACGGCTCCTTCATTGGCCAGTACAGTGGACGCAGAGATCCAAATGGTCACGGCAGCTCGGGCGCCACATCTCCCGTCAATCCCAACATGCCTCCACCCAGCATCAGCTTTCCCACGTCTGTGACA